From Candidatus Omnitrophota bacterium, a single genomic window includes:
- a CDS encoding histidinol phosphate phosphatase domain-containing protein: MYNLHSHSLLSDGELLPSEVAVRYRDKGYKVIAITDHVDYSNIESVVFSILEFAAKWPKDTGIKVLSGVELTHLPLTQFAPLSRYARKQGIDIIVGHGQTPAEPVILGTNRAALEADIDVLAHPGYISDDDAKLAAKRKIFLEVTSRKSHGVSNSHVVKQALKWKARLILDHDSHSPEDIITPPQLRRVGAKAGLKPGQIIKIYKDVEKFLRTK, from the coding sequence ATGTATAACCTACATAGTCACTCTTTACTAAGCGACGGGGAATTGCTCCCTTCCGAGGTAGCGGTGCGCTACCGGGACAAAGGGTACAAGGTTATCGCCATAACCGACCACGTTGATTACAGCAATATCGAATCCGTGGTTTTTTCCATTTTGGAATTTGCGGCCAAATGGCCGAAAGACACGGGGATCAAGGTCCTTTCCGGGGTTGAGCTGACGCATCTGCCTTTAACCCAGTTTGCGCCTTTATCCCGGTACGCCAGGAAGCAGGGGATTGATATAATCGTCGGCCATGGCCAGACCCCGGCTGAACCGGTAATACTCGGGACCAACCGCGCAGCCCTGGAGGCGGATATAGACGTCCTGGCACACCCCGGGTATATTTCCGACGATGACGCGAAGCTCGCGGCAAAAAGAAAAATATTCCTGGAAGTCACCAGCCGTAAAAGCCACGGAGTTTCCAACAGTCATGTGGTCAAACAGGCGTTGAAATGGAAGGCCCGATTGATCCTGGATCATGACAGCCATAGCCCGGAAGACATTATCACGCCGCCGCAATTGCGCCGGGTGGGGGCCAAAGCCGGGTTAAAACCAGGGCAGATCATTAAGATATATAAGGATGTGGAGAAATTTTTACGGACTAAATAA